A window of Candidatus Methylomirabilis lanthanidiphila contains these coding sequences:
- a CDS encoding Dihydroorotate dehydrogenase, electron transfer subunit, protein GIYACGPYPMLAAIAPIADQYGLPYHASLEANMACGFGACMGCVVPMKGDKEKRTYRLVCKDGPVFDSREILWNEHKTGVGGWGLGVGKVEGQDV, encoded by the coding sequence GGGATTTATGCCTGCGGTCCGTACCCCATGCTGGCGGCCATTGCCCCGATTGCCGACCAATACGGTCTGCCATACCACGCCTCCCTGGAAGCGAACATGGCCTGCGGGTTCGGGGCCTGTATGGGCTGCGTGGTGCCGATGAAGGGGGACAAAGAAAAGCGGACCTACCGCCTTGTCTGTAAGGATGGGCCGGTCTTCGATAGCCGTGAGATCCTCTGGAATGAACATAAGACAGGGGTTGGGGGTTGGGGGTTGGGGGTTGGGAAGGTGGAGGGTCAGGACGTATGA